In one window of Opitutus sp. GAS368 DNA:
- a CDS encoding TIR domain-containing protein gives MSEPGKAVFLSYASQDSEAAKRIADALRAAGVEVWFDQSELVGGDAWDAKIRKQIKECALLIPIISANTQQRTEGYFRLEWRLADQRTHLMATGRAFLLPVVIDDTRDAEAHVPDSFTEVQWTRLPGGETPPAFTARVRKLLSGAEIEPGRPRPGHETRGEVAAPPGSRGPSRWWWVLPIFGVTMALLLVMKEGRKEPPPVVAPSASSTQAETEQLRRQIVPDRWQQEDFQAMAPRLDRIIRDDPDNADAWALRSLIESLQVTRNFDAGTKPLEAGKNDADRALRLAPQSPLASLAMGMHLVAMISRGGDAQACRPWLDRAVGALPASPLTRYCGGVSRWLSYDFAESEREMHAWIEAEPHAGFPNWILAQLNMVARRPDQAEQFATEAARDDGITGIRARYTLFESSYYLRADLARSREILQGIPAGGSTVHRVVHARWLVAMAGHRWDDALQELARLPENFLFDRAFHGPKALLAGMAHARAGRADAANAQFREAERLLREHLAADPDNEELHAVLAVALACLGQADAARSELALVEPLVSGRAANVYRGSLVIQIAQVRCLLGDYSAMATWVRKLFAEKSAFPFTPASFALDPRFSGGLDAPGIRALLQEFAALAPAQASSDGKSVAVLAFANLSDDKANEYFSDGISEELLNVLAKIPGLKVSARTSAFYFKGKEVPVPEIARQLGVAYVVEGSVRRQGDKVRITAQLIKAADGFHVWSDTFTRDLKDIFAVQDEIAGLIAKNLSLKMGMVAARPTVDLEAYQEYLTGKALFAKASNNDLRAAVGHFEKAVAIEPGFTAAWVQLASAHTRLGRWGGTPTLQAWAAARAAIDKARALEPESPEVLLALGWILRTAEWDWRGAEQAFRRTLQLQPNQPDALAGAAVLLFNIGKTEEAYRLAQQAVELDPLNASTQIDLSIMFYMNKNWAEAERTARQALQLAPGGSSYRSILAWGLIGQWRYAEAEAEIAQDRDGIDRINAKGLLALARGQEKVARDQLAQLEGESRADGDLADLQQSIAWLCACLGEKDRAFAALERAAASRDPSMAWLINSWYLEPLYSDPRWPVLVRKLGLADDQLKQP, from the coding sequence ATGAGTGAACCGGGCAAAGCGGTTTTCCTGTCGTATGCGTCTCAAGATTCCGAGGCGGCGAAACGCATTGCCGATGCCCTGCGCGCGGCCGGTGTCGAAGTGTGGTTCGACCAGAGCGAGCTGGTCGGCGGCGACGCGTGGGATGCGAAGATCCGGAAGCAGATCAAGGAATGCGCGCTGCTGATCCCGATCATCTCGGCGAATACGCAGCAGCGCACCGAGGGCTATTTCCGGCTGGAGTGGCGGCTGGCTGATCAGCGCACGCACCTGATGGCAACGGGCCGGGCATTCTTGCTGCCGGTGGTCATCGACGACACGCGCGACGCCGAGGCCCATGTGCCGGACTCGTTCACCGAGGTGCAATGGACGCGCCTGCCCGGCGGCGAAACGCCGCCGGCGTTCACGGCGAGGGTCAGGAAGCTATTGAGCGGCGCGGAAATAGAGCCCGGGCGACCCCGCCCGGGACATGAAACACGCGGCGAGGTCGCCGCGCCTCCAGGAAGCCGCGGCCCATCCAGGTGGTGGTGGGTGTTGCCGATCTTCGGCGTGACGATGGCGCTGCTCCTCGTGATGAAGGAAGGGCGCAAGGAACCGCCGCCGGTCGTCGCGCCATCCGCCTCCTCCACCCAGGCCGAAACGGAGCAGTTGCGGCGGCAGATCGTGCCCGACCGGTGGCAGCAGGAGGATTTCCAGGCGATGGCCCCGCGGCTCGACCGCATCATCCGGGACGACCCGGACAACGCCGACGCCTGGGCGCTGCGCAGCCTCATCGAGAGTCTGCAGGTCACGCGCAATTTCGACGCGGGCACCAAGCCGCTGGAGGCCGGCAAGAACGACGCCGACCGCGCCTTGCGCCTCGCCCCGCAGTCGCCCCTCGCCAGCCTGGCCATGGGGATGCACCTCGTCGCGATGATCAGCCGCGGCGGCGACGCCCAGGCCTGCCGGCCGTGGCTTGATCGCGCGGTGGGGGCGCTCCCGGCGAGCCCCTTGACGAGGTATTGCGGCGGGGTTTCACGCTGGCTGTCCTATGACTTCGCCGAGTCCGAGCGGGAGATGCACGCCTGGATCGAGGCGGAACCGCACGCCGGATTCCCCAATTGGATCCTCGCGCAGCTGAACATGGTCGCGCGGCGGCCCGACCAGGCGGAACAGTTTGCGACCGAAGCGGCCCGGGATGACGGCATCACGGGGATCAGGGCGCGCTACACGCTGTTCGAGTCGAGCTACTATCTCCGCGCCGACCTGGCCCGGAGTCGCGAGATTCTGCAGGGGATCCCGGCCGGTGGCAGCACGGTGCACCGCGTGGTGCATGCGCGCTGGCTGGTGGCCATGGCGGGACACCGGTGGGACGACGCCCTGCAGGAGCTCGCCCGCCTGCCCGAGAATTTTCTCTTCGACCGGGCGTTCCACGGACCGAAGGCGCTGCTTGCCGGCATGGCCCATGCGCGGGCTGGCCGGGCCGACGCCGCGAACGCGCAGTTCCGCGAGGCCGAGCGCCTGCTGCGCGAGCACCTGGCCGCGGACCCGGACAACGAGGAGCTGCATGCCGTGCTGGCGGTGGCCCTGGCCTGCCTCGGCCAAGCCGACGCGGCCCGCAGCGAGCTGGCCCTCGTCGAGCCGTTGGTGAGCGGCCGCGCGGCCAATGTCTACCGTGGTTCGCTCGTTATCCAGATCGCCCAGGTCCGCTGCCTGCTCGGCGACTACAGCGCCATGGCGACCTGGGTGCGGAAGCTGTTCGCCGAGAAATCGGCGTTTCCCTTCACGCCCGCCTCGTTCGCGCTCGACCCCCGCTTCAGCGGCGGGCTGGACGCGCCCGGGATCCGCGCGCTGCTGCAGGAGTTCGCCGCTCTCGCCCCGGCCCAGGCAAGCAGCGATGGCAAGTCCGTTGCGGTGCTGGCGTTCGCGAACCTCAGCGACGACAAGGCCAACGAGTATTTCTCCGACGGCATCAGCGAGGAGCTGCTCAATGTGCTGGCGAAGATCCCCGGGCTGAAGGTCTCGGCGCGGACGTCGGCGTTTTATTTCAAGGGCAAAGAGGTGCCGGTGCCGGAGATCGCGCGGCAGCTCGGCGTGGCCTACGTCGTCGAGGGCAGCGTGCGTCGGCAAGGCGACAAGGTCCGCATCACGGCGCAGCTCATCAAGGCGGCGGACGGCTTCCACGTGTGGAGCGATACCTTCACGCGCGACCTGAAGGACATCTTCGCCGTGCAGGACGAGATCGCCGGGCTGATCGCGAAGAATCTTTCCCTCAAGATGGGCATGGTGGCGGCCCGCCCGACGGTCGACCTGGAGGCCTATCAGGAGTATCTCACCGGGAAGGCGCTGTTCGCCAAGGCCAGCAACAACGATTTGCGGGCGGCCGTCGGGCACTTCGAGAAGGCGGTGGCGATCGAGCCGGGCTTCACGGCCGCGTGGGTGCAGCTGGCCAGCGCACATACGCGGCTCGGGCGTTGGGGCGGCACCCCGACCCTGCAGGCCTGGGCGGCGGCCCGGGCGGCAATCGACAAGGCCCGGGCCCTCGAACCCGAATCGCCGGAGGTGTTGCTGGCGCTGGGCTGGATTCTGCGCACGGCCGAGTGGGATTGGCGCGGGGCCGAACAGGCTTTCCGCCGCACGCTCCAGCTGCAGCCCAACCAGCCTGACGCACTGGCGGGCGCCGCAGTCCTGTTGTTCAACATCGGCAAGACGGAAGAGGCTTATCGTTTGGCCCAACAAGCAGTGGAACTCGACCCGCTCAATGCCTCTACGCAAATCGACCTGAGTATCATGTTTTACATGAATAAAAACTGGGCCGAGGCGGAACGGACGGCGCGCCAGGCCCTGCAGCTGGCGCCCGGCGGGTCCAGCTACCGTAGCATTCTGGCGTGGGGCCTGATCGGCCAGTGGCGTTATGCCGAGGCCGAGGCCGAAATCGCCCAGGACCGAGACGGGATCGACCGGATCAACGCCAAGGGCCTCCTGGCCCTCGCCCGCGGACAGGAGAAGGTGGCCCGTGATCAGCTTGCCCAGCTCGAGGGAGAATCCCGCGCCGATGGCGATCTCGCCGACCTGCAGCAGTCGATTGCATGGCTGTGTGCCTGCCTGGGTGAGAAAGACCGGGCCTTCGCCGCACTGGAAAGAGCAGCCGCTTCACGAGACCCGAGCATGGCGTGGTTGATCAACAGCTGGTATTTGGAACCGCTGTATTCCGATCCACGCTGGCCGGTGCTGGTGCGCAAGCTTGGCCTCGCGGACGACCAGTTGAAGCAGCCCTAG